A single region of the Lycium barbarum isolate Lr01 chromosome 2, ASM1917538v2, whole genome shotgun sequence genome encodes:
- the LOC132621220 gene encoding GDSL esterase/lipase At4g16230-like isoform X2: MDAQLDNFANTKQDIITRIGKPTTIKLIENALFSVTVGSNDFINNYLTPVFSTAEQLTVPPTKFVGAVIFKYRIQLTRLYNMGARKIIVVNVGPIGCIPYQRAINPSAGDKCVEFPNGLARLYNNQLRGLVSELSSKLTGSKFVYADVYAIVQDIIQNYSSYGFVNANTACCSGGGRFGGIIPCGPSSRICQERSKYVFWDPYHPSDAANVIIAKRLMDGNSADIWPMNVRQLLASS; this comes from the exons ATGGATGCTCAATTAGACAACTTTGCAAACACAAAACAGGACATAATCACAAGAATAGGCAAGCCAACGACAATAAAGCTGATTGAGAATGCACTCTTCTCAGTAACAGTGGGCTCAAATGACTTCATCAACAATTATCTCACACCTGTTTTCTCCACAGCAGAGCAACTAACTGTACCTCCTACGAAATTTGTGGGAGCAGTAATATTCAAATACAGAATTCAACTAACG AGACTTTATAATATGGGTGCCAGGAAGATAATAGTGGTGAATGTTGGGCCTATTGGGTGTATCCCGTACCAAAGGGCAATAAATCCATCAGCTGGAGATAAGTGTGTAGAGTTCCCAAATGGGCTAGCACGACTATATAACAACCAATTGAGAGGCCTTGTGAGTGAACTCAGTTCCAAACTTACTGGATCAAAGTTTGTCTATGCAGACGTCTACGCAATCGTCCAAGACATTATTCAGAACTACTCATCTTATG GATTTGTGAATGCAAACACAGCTTGTTGTTCTGGTGGTGGAAGATTTGGGGGCATAATTCCATGTGGCCCTTCATCTAGAATATGTCAAGAAAGAAGCAAGTATGTGTTCTGGGATCCATACCATCCATCTGATGCTGCTAATGTTATCATCGCAAAACGCCTGATGGACGGAAACTCTGCTGATATTTGGCCTATGAATGTCAGGCAGCTCCTTGCTTCTTCCTAA
- the LOC132621220 gene encoding GDSL esterase/lipase At4g16230-like isoform X1, which produces MGNLSYYMLVILGVVLQNLMVSLAENVTANFVFGDSLVDVGNNNYIASLSKENFIPNGIDFGGPTGRYTNGRTIVDMLGEAVGFKLTPPYLAPTTSGPVVLQGVNYASGRGGILNGTGQIFGGRINMDAQLDNFANTKQDIITRIGKPTTIKLIENALFSVTVGSNDFINNYLTPVFSTAEQLTVPPTKFVGAVIFKYRIQLTRLYNMGARKIIVVNVGPIGCIPYQRAINPSAGDKCVEFPNGLARLYNNQLRGLVSELSSKLTGSKFVYADVYAIVQDIIQNYSSYGFVNANTACCSGGGRFGGIIPCGPSSRICQERSKYVFWDPYHPSDAANVIIAKRLMDGNSADIWPMNVRQLLASS; this is translated from the exons ATGGGTAATTTATCATATTATATGTTGGTCATTTTGGGAGTTGTGCTTCAGAACTTGATGGTTAGTTTGGCAGAAAATGTAACTGCTAATTTTGTGTTTGGAGATTCATTGGTTGATGTGGGTAACAATAACTATATTGCTTCACTTTCAAAAGAAAATTTCATCCCAAATGGTATTGATTTTGGGGGTCCAACAGGAAGATATACAAATGGAAGAACTATAGTGGACATGTTAG GTGAGGCAGTGGGATTTAAACTTACCCCTCCATACTTGGCACCAACAACATCTGGACCAGTGGTTCTGCAAGGTGTCAATTATGCTTCTGGCAGAGGCGGCATTCTTAATGGCACTGGCCAAATTTTC GGTGGAAGGATCAACATGGATGCTCAATTAGACAACTTTGCAAACACAAAACAGGACATAATCACAAGAATAGGCAAGCCAACGACAATAAAGCTGATTGAGAATGCACTCTTCTCAGTAACAGTGGGCTCAAATGACTTCATCAACAATTATCTCACACCTGTTTTCTCCACAGCAGAGCAACTAACTGTACCTCCTACGAAATTTGTGGGAGCAGTAATATTCAAATACAGAATTCAACTAACG AGACTTTATAATATGGGTGCCAGGAAGATAATAGTGGTGAATGTTGGGCCTATTGGGTGTATCCCGTACCAAAGGGCAATAAATCCATCAGCTGGAGATAAGTGTGTAGAGTTCCCAAATGGGCTAGCACGACTATATAACAACCAATTGAGAGGCCTTGTGAGTGAACTCAGTTCCAAACTTACTGGATCAAAGTTTGTCTATGCAGACGTCTACGCAATCGTCCAAGACATTATTCAGAACTACTCATCTTATG GATTTGTGAATGCAAACACAGCTTGTTGTTCTGGTGGTGGAAGATTTGGGGGCATAATTCCATGTGGCCCTTCATCTAGAATATGTCAAGAAAGAAGCAAGTATGTGTTCTGGGATCCATACCATCCATCTGATGCTGCTAATGTTATCATCGCAAAACGCCTGATGGACGGAAACTCTGCTGATATTTGGCCTATGAATGTCAGGCAGCTCCTTGCTTCTTCCTAA